A region of Gadus morhua chromosome 18, gadMor3.0, whole genome shotgun sequence DNA encodes the following proteins:
- the LOC115531688 gene encoding putative nuclease HARBI1, with product MSHFSIVKSNNEARRRRRRALLNKTAVAVILQQQEARYVDLRGQYCQLNDKTPAVSLFFGDGDLKKDFRLSRESVNALVEALVDEHIHGWGRELEVAVFLYWLASATSYRVVSEAFDVPLSTVHMIVHRVAKGILQIYTKAVCFPSEAELEVIGAGFAQLAGSPALNRVAGSIDCSHIRIKPPGEYKEDYYNRKLFHSIQLQAICDHKGRFLNAFVGLPGSVHDARVLRWSSVYVQQLYPPPGWCIIGDGGYPCLATPICLMTPFREPVQGPVQARYNKHLSKARCVVERAFGMMKTRWRSIFLKALEVKSTFAPVVVSCCVFLHNLCLSNGDFVEPGDFPQDLPNNNEMQHAVEPGDNIRRRLAAAVSAPNACIDALRDHVY from the exons ATGTCGCACTTTTCCATTGTTAAGTCTAACAATGAGGCAAGGAGGCGCAGGAGAAGGGCACTGCTGAATAAAACGGCAGTTGCGGTAATATTACAGCAGCAGGAGGCGCGCTAT GTTGACCTTAGGGGTCAGTATTGTCAGCTGAATGACAAAACCCCAgctgtttcccttttttttggtgacggcgACCTAAAGAAAGACTTCCGTCTTTCTAGGGAGTCCGTGAATGCCCTTGTGGAGGCCCTGGTGGATGAGCACATCCATGGCTGGGGGAGAGAACTGGAGGTGGCAGTTTTTCTATACTGGCTGGCCAGTGCCACCTCCTACAGAGTGGTCTCTGAGGCCTTTGATGTGCCTCTTTCCACCGTCCACATGATTGTCCATCGGGTTGCAAAGGGAATACTGCAGATCTACACAAAGGCTGTATGTTTCCCGTCTGAGGCTGAGCTGGAGGTCATCGGAGCGGGGTTCGCCCAGCTGGCTGGTTCACCTGCCTTGAACCGTGTGGCTGGGAGCATTGACTGCAGCCACATTAGAATAAAGCCTCCTGGGGAATACAAGGAGGATTATTATAATAGAAAGTTGTTCCATTCAATTCAGCTGCAGGCCATTTGTGACCATAAAGGGCGCTTCCTCAATGCTTTTGTTGGCCTTCCTGGCTCGGTCCATGATGCCCGGGTGCTCAGGTGGAGCTCTGTGTATGTGCAGCAGCTGTACCCACCACCTGGGTGGTGCATCATAGGCGATGGAGGCTATCCTTGCCTTGCTACCCCCATCTGCCTGATGACCCCGTTCCGGGAGCCAGTACAGGGCCCCGTACAGGCCAGGTACAACAAGCACCTGTCAAAGGCAAGGTGTGTTGTGGAGAGGGCCTTCGGGATGATGAAGACCAGGTGGAGATCCATCTTTCTGAAGGCCCTTGAG GTAAAGTCAACCTTTGCCCCAGTGGTGGTGTCCTGCTGTGTCTTCCTCCACAACTTGTGCCTATCAAATGGAGACTTTGTGGAGCCAGGAGACTTTCCACAGGATCTCCCCAACAACAATGAAATGCAGCATGCTGTGGAACCAGGGGACAACATCAGGCGCAGACTGGCTGCTGCTGTCTCTGCACCAAATGCCTGCATAGATGCACTGAGAGATCATGTGTACTGA